A region from the Candidatus Dependentiae bacterium genome encodes:
- a CDS encoding ankyrin repeat domain-containing protein, producing MHYKKIFFNCMITYALMHGCMLAMKNQNTDLLSSAASGDLNALRKVLNDASDLSAVDKNGRSALFLAASRGHVACVTELVDHATNNNIVPVDGIKSFEIACTNGHVPSAEILSTYMEAVKGKSATELQLQFAENVHFMREEEKLAKQRAAQKNKNDMGGFHAISNRIGLVEHKKYQRQKAAIFLGDVPRLLSLFDSEKSYEVLGLIKRFKDTPGAMSACGPVIKLRDSLRAKNILDSGSFWELKGAAELCDTHGHTIKEFAKIVEDKDKNKHELDCLTEKNKQTFVVELKDYGFRGASSISNKNSEALKIQFAKQRSLIGFCPELSGCQHAVMFAKMPPKKVLCALDLAKNGSELFVHGDKK from the coding sequence ATGCATTATAAGAAAATATTTTTTAATTGTATGATTACCTATGCTTTAATGCATGGTTGCATGCTTGCAATGAAAAATCAAAATACTGATTTGTTGTCATCGGCTGCAAGTGGCGATCTGAACGCGCTACGCAAAGTGCTGAATGATGCTTCTGATTTGAGTGCGGTTGATAAAAATGGTCGATCTGCATTATTTTTGGCTGCATCTAGAGGGCACGTCGCTTGTGTTACTGAATTGGTTGATCATGCAACAAATAATAATATTGTACCTGTCGATGGCATTAAGTCTTTTGAGATTGCATGTACTAATGGGCATGTTCCATCGGCTGAAATTTTGTCTACGTATATGGAAGCTGTCAAGGGTAAAAGCGCGACAGAATTACAGCTTCAATTTGCTGAGAATGTTCATTTTATGAGGGAGGAGGAAAAATTAGCAAAGCAAAGAGCGGCTCAAAAAAATAAAAATGATATGGGTGGTTTTCATGCAATAAGTAATCGCATTGGCCTGGTGGAACATAAAAAATATCAGCGACAAAAGGCCGCTATCTTTTTGGGTGATGTTCCTCGGCTTTTGAGTCTTTTTGATTCAGAAAAAAGTTATGAAGTGCTTGGTTTAATTAAGAGGTTTAAGGATACGCCTGGCGCCATGAGTGCTTGTGGGCCAGTAATTAAATTGCGTGATTCTTTACGTGCGAAAAACATATTGGACTCGGGTTCTTTTTGGGAATTAAAAGGTGCTGCGGAACTTTGCGATACTCACGGTCATACCATAAAAGAGTTTGCAAAAATTGTAGAAGATAAGGATAAGAACAAGCACGAATTGGATTGTCTAACAGAAAAAAACAAGCAAACTTTTGTTGTTGAACTCAAAGATTATGGCTTTAGAGGTGCTTCTAGCATAAGTAATAAGAATTCTGAGGCTTTAAAGATTCAATTTGCCAAACAAAGAAGTTTGATTGGATTTTGCCCTGAATTGTCTGGTTGTCAGCATGCGGTGATGTTTGCTAAAATGCCCCCTAAAAAAGTTTTGTGCGCTCTTGATCTTGCAAAAAATGGCAGTGAACTTTTTGTTCATGGCGACAAAAAATAA
- a CDS encoding ankyrin repeat domain-containing protein translates to MSYKKAGLVVQVITIMVCGSLHASQTPQKKSNAERLEQKNGHDMNGSDDIDLEYSDLGLPKPDFSAFDIKPFVIASSSTAAGAGSSSSCKNSPHVIKSIFKAAKNGDFRTVKNALDKQVIDINSCDSFGETLLLKSSRHGHEDIVRLALESKAEVDHVNNHSNSPLYCATLGGHSECLGLLIKSGAKINSPNKVGNFPLDVALEKSPKCARVLFENGASSDRVKRDNKNKPVLCSLVREKEERCAKIDMTLQELNVSEPLILQLVSEYESVGGPSATDKLKRLLMLRK, encoded by the coding sequence ATGAGTTACAAAAAAGCAGGCTTAGTCGTTCAAGTCATCACAATTATGGTTTGTGGATCTTTGCATGCAAGTCAGACTCCCCAAAAAAAGTCTAATGCAGAGCGGCTCGAGCAAAAAAATGGTCATGATATGAATGGTTCTGATGATATAGACTTGGAATATTCTGATCTTGGACTTCCAAAGCCTGATTTTTCGGCTTTTGATATTAAACCTTTTGTAATCGCTTCATCGTCTACAGCAGCTGGCGCTGGGAGTTCAAGTTCTTGTAAGAATTCTCCACATGTTATCAAGAGTATTTTCAAAGCAGCAAAAAATGGTGATTTTAGGACGGTTAAAAATGCTCTTGATAAGCAAGTGATTGATATTAACAGCTGTGATAGTTTTGGAGAGACATTGCTTTTAAAAAGTTCTCGTCATGGGCATGAAGATATTGTTCGGCTAGCGCTTGAGTCTAAAGCAGAAGTTGATCATGTTAATAATCACAGTAATTCGCCATTATATTGTGCCACGCTTGGTGGTCATAGTGAATGTCTTGGTTTATTAATTAAATCTGGGGCAAAAATTAATAGTCCTAATAAAGTTGGTAATTTCCCATTAGATGTTGCTCTTGAAAAATCACCGAAATGTGCTCGTGTATTGTTTGAGAATGGAGCATCTTCCGACAGAGTGAAGCGAGACAATAAAAACAAACCAGTTCTTTGTAGCTTGGTTAGAGAAAAAGAAGAGCGATGCGCAAAAATTGACATGACATTGCAAGAATTAAATGTTTCTGAGCCGCTGATATTGCAGTTAGTTTCTGAGTATGAGAGTGTTGGTGGTCCTAGTGCGACGGACAAGTTAAAACGTTTACTCATGTTGCGTAAATAG
- a CDS encoding ankyrin repeat domain-containing protein, which yields MKRILYKILVGIVLCLATPSVVAMKPGSCLACKGTAAASTACSALQCTCGNASNNTSHSSSSSSLSSSSSSMVIKSPGNDKKIAPSLIETLLEIECLKSCLPSDEKNAAILDQKKLIRFIDGYCGSNKVEKTSAKAVSKNIKLPSSQTNYCSGDPDDSLLKFIKSSIADESIMEAIIARKANVNKVDTTSHLSVLMEAVRHDGKEKIIDNLIMHGAQPCAKNNNGLAPLMVAASNGKAAYLRKLIEAKADVLDEDGREETALDMAVCKGSFLCVNDLVALLPHNDQAKKVLVRAFDKAAQTFLDKESAFRDKYKADIEGLLKNDKASTHNLKSNDVEQKILQFWNNDVHLPCARFLREKTVGMDSKVAQKFDEVIQIGLQQTIVKRKIQAKMDAIPKEIRESKPEIYNLIEQFKFTPGFLGTDDGPGRKLYLSLFSDDLNENNVEGAIGEALAAHAFSKAKWEIMAFSRKVIDPVEKCEDGGAIIHELDLSVKDPDGKKGIIEVKTLKFNNYVNGNWNTCASLSAQSSKQRRLIKSCSALNGLKHAVCFVGDTQPPTDLLFALDLENKGSEVFWCNDSGTLEKINLNPDHKRDAFPVLNCEKKGRAAGLLHEQLVFPSFMRAALSGASGACVSYTKDRETTTSKDLRLACLVKVLEARVVREKKEGSVLPFPRVSGYSTLFDIVAEYADSENGYTVDVLQAYEASLGVVKQKSSTKLLTQGRAKDHAKLSYQPVHCALSSSSSSTRCPECNVAIGAGAQHLSWCGAGGSSLSHAFPLSQSQRDPNDDGMDLDSDLNSTEHDIHRSGCSGCLGKSSQHANDGRCKRTLSSNSSSSSSSSSPAFVVAERRSPSSYSTASSSLSLSSSSSPSPSLSSFSSSSPLANQPLSTSQSPCFVWEAAREASDWVPGQDSHEFEDK from the coding sequence ATGAAAAGAATTTTATATAAAATATTAGTAGGAATTGTGCTTTGTTTGGCTACTCCTTCTGTTGTTGCAATGAAGCCTGGCTCTTGTTTGGCATGTAAAGGCACTGCAGCAGCATCGACTGCTTGCAGCGCTCTACAATGTACATGTGGTAATGCGTCGAATAATACATCGCATTCTTCTTCTTCGTCATCATTGAGCTCTTCATCGTCATCAATGGTCATTAAAAGCCCGGGTAATGATAAAAAAATTGCGCCATCATTGATCGAAACCCTTCTAGAGATTGAATGTCTTAAAAGCTGTCTCCCATCTGATGAAAAAAATGCAGCTATTTTGGATCAAAAAAAATTAATTCGTTTTATTGATGGGTATTGTGGATCTAATAAAGTAGAAAAAACTTCAGCTAAAGCTGTTTCAAAAAATATTAAATTGCCCTCATCTCAAACTAATTATTGTAGTGGGGATCCTGACGATTCTTTATTGAAATTCATTAAGTCTTCTATCGCAGATGAGTCAATTATGGAAGCAATAATTGCACGAAAGGCTAATGTCAATAAAGTTGATACCACAAGTCACCTTTCAGTTTTGATGGAAGCTGTTCGTCATGATGGTAAAGAAAAAATTATTGATAATCTTATTATGCATGGTGCTCAGCCGTGTGCCAAAAATAATAATGGGCTTGCACCATTAATGGTTGCTGCATCGAACGGTAAGGCAGCTTATTTGCGGAAATTAATTGAGGCAAAAGCAGACGTGCTTGATGAGGATGGGCGGGAAGAAACAGCATTGGATATGGCAGTCTGCAAAGGAAGTTTTCTTTGTGTCAATGATTTGGTGGCATTGTTGCCCCATAATGATCAAGCTAAAAAAGTTCTCGTGCGGGCCTTTGATAAGGCAGCACAGACATTTTTGGATAAGGAGAGTGCTTTCAGAGATAAGTATAAAGCTGATATTGAAGGTTTGCTTAAAAATGATAAGGCTTCCACTCATAATCTTAAATCTAATGATGTAGAACAAAAAATTTTGCAATTTTGGAATAATGATGTTCACCTTCCATGCGCTCGGTTTTTACGAGAAAAAACTGTAGGTATGGATTCAAAGGTGGCACAAAAATTTGATGAAGTAATCCAAATAGGTTTGCAACAAACGATAGTGAAAAGAAAAATACAGGCTAAAATGGATGCAATTCCCAAAGAAATAAGAGAATCAAAACCCGAAATTTATAATTTAATAGAACAGTTCAAATTTACACCAGGGTTTCTTGGGACTGATGACGGTCCAGGAAGAAAGCTTTACCTCTCTTTGTTTTCGGATGATTTGAATGAAAATAATGTTGAGGGTGCTATTGGCGAAGCGTTGGCGGCGCATGCATTTAGTAAAGCTAAGTGGGAGATAATGGCGTTTTCAAGAAAAGTGATTGATCCAGTGGAAAAATGTGAAGACGGCGGAGCAATTATTCATGAATTAGATTTATCAGTAAAGGATCCAGATGGCAAAAAAGGTATTATAGAAGTAAAAACATTGAAATTTAATAATTATGTTAATGGGAACTGGAACACGTGTGCTTCTTTAAGTGCGCAATCTTCTAAGCAAAGAAGATTGATTAAGTCTTGTAGCGCATTAAATGGCTTGAAGCATGCTGTTTGTTTTGTTGGCGATACGCAACCACCTACTGATCTTTTGTTTGCGCTTGATCTTGAAAACAAAGGTAGCGAAGTTTTCTGGTGTAATGATAGTGGCACATTAGAAAAGATTAATCTTAATCCTGATCATAAAAGGGATGCTTTTCCTGTGCTGAATTGTGAAAAAAAAGGTCGTGCTGCTGGCTTATTACACGAACAGCTTGTGTTTCCAAGTTTTATGCGTGCTGCTTTGTCTGGAGCTAGTGGCGCTTGTGTTTCGTATACTAAAGATAGAGAGACTACGACTTCTAAGGATTTAAGGTTAGCTTGTTTGGTGAAAGTATTAGAGGCCCGTGTAGTTAGAGAAAAAAAAGAAGGATCGGTTTTGCCATTCCCTCGAGTTTCGGGATATTCTACATTGTTTGATATTGTTGCTGAATACGCTGATTCTGAGAATGGTTATACTGTAGATGTGTTGCAGGCATATGAAGCGAGTCTTGGTGTTGTTAAGCAAAAATCATCAACAAAATTATTAACGCAGGGGCGCGCTAAAGATCATGCCAAACTATCTTATCAACCTGTGCATTGTGCGCTGTCATCTTCTAGCTCATCAACAAGGTGTCCAGAGTGTAATGTTGCAATAGGAGCAGGAGCGCAGCATCTTTCTTGGTGCGGAGCTGGCGGGTCATCGTTATCACATGCATTTCCTTTGTCCCAAAGTCAAAGAGATCCAAATGATGATGGTATGGATTTAGATTCTGATTTGAATTCTACAGAGCATGATATTCATAGATCTGGTTGTTCAGGTTGTCTGGGTAAATCATCTCAGCACGCTAATGATGGTAGGTGCAAGCGCACTTTATCATCAAATTCATCATCTTCATCAAGTTCAAGTTCCCCCGCTTTCGTTGTTGCTGAGCGTAGATCGCCGTCATCTTATTCGACTGCAAGTTCTTCTTTGTCATTAAGTTCTTCATCGAGCCCTAGTCCATCATTAAGTTCTTTTTCATCATCAAGCCCATTGGCAAATCAACCATTGAGCACAAGTCAATCACCATGCTTTGTATGGGAAGCAGCTAGAGAAGCTAGTGATTGGGTTCCTGGCCAAGATTCGCATGAATTCGAGGATAAATAG
- a CDS encoding ankyrin repeat domain-containing protein — protein sequence MNYKSVRFLTLAAIIMASGLSYASQTPEKNSTPASTEEDQEIKNDRPSFFESGYKTPPRKSKAGQGGSNSAPCTPQRLKEFKLALAKREIKGERSPALVFLDQFDPQIELPQGQSPLRIAARSGSLEVVQALIKKNADPNSYDGHGDTPAISASRHGNVGVLQCLLEAKADKDHANRGGDTSLICAARNGHVSCLTLLIQQGADIDCMNEKGITAFGYANKYKKGKCIEALKAAGAQSAGVTCLSQGFDFSCDGMSMASFDSPELEYSDTGWNVPKKLEGNKKSSSCSSLDSEKLKSFSKSKPARSDLLQVPSVLSSAYLRDHIKYLHPEIYVDKTLFADSDDESSQGCSSSIASGAGRSKNLFGDLSQLESMTQKISARRVLFPDSGDTSQDCVAELLKAFQQIVGKKELADNFLLVPGFNERKLISKLAEITAEYAVEIKK from the coding sequence ATGAATTACAAATCAGTACGTTTTTTGACCTTGGCAGCTATAATTATGGCATCTGGTCTGTCTTATGCAAGTCAAACACCTGAAAAGAATTCGACACCAGCTTCTACTGAAGAAGATCAAGAAATCAAAAATGATAGACCCTCATTTTTTGAAAGTGGTTATAAAACTCCCCCAAGAAAGTCTAAGGCTGGTCAGGGTGGTTCAAATTCAGCTCCCTGCACGCCGCAACGACTTAAAGAATTTAAGCTAGCGCTTGCTAAACGTGAAATAAAAGGTGAGAGAAGTCCGGCACTAGTTTTTTTAGATCAATTCGATCCTCAGATTGAATTGCCTCAAGGGCAATCTCCATTACGTATTGCAGCAAGATCTGGATCATTAGAGGTGGTTCAGGCTTTGATTAAAAAAAATGCTGATCCAAATTCTTATGATGGGCATGGCGACACGCCTGCCATAAGCGCTTCGCGTCATGGTAATGTAGGAGTTTTACAATGCTTACTTGAAGCCAAAGCAGATAAAGATCATGCAAATAGAGGCGGTGATACTTCGCTTATATGTGCTGCTCGAAATGGACATGTTTCATGTCTTACTTTACTTATTCAGCAAGGTGCTGATATCGATTGTATGAATGAAAAAGGGATTACCGCTTTTGGTTATGCTAACAAATATAAAAAGGGCAAGTGCATTGAGGCGCTTAAGGCTGCCGGTGCGCAGAGTGCTGGCGTTACGTGCTTAAGTCAAGGCTTTGATTTTTCTTGCGATGGTATGAGTATGGCATCCTTTGATAGTCCAGAATTGGAGTATAGCGATACGGGATGGAATGTGCCAAAAAAATTAGAAGGCAATAAAAAATCATCTTCTTGTTCCAGTTTAGATAGCGAAAAATTAAAAAGCTTTTCAAAATCTAAGCCAGCTCGATCGGATCTATTGCAGGTTCCTTCTGTACTGTCATCTGCGTATTTAAGAGATCATATCAAGTATTTACATCCAGAAATTTATGTTGATAAGACTTTGTTTGCAGATTCAGATGATGAAAGTTCGCAAGGCTGTTCAAGTTCTATCGCTTCTGGAGCAGGGCGATCAAAAAATTTATTTGGAGATTTGTCTCAGTTGGAATCAATGACTCAAAAAATATCTGCTCGCCGAGTTTTATTTCCAGATTCTGGTGATACGTCACAAGATTGTGTAGCAGAGTTATTGAAAGCTTTTCAACAAATAGTAGGTAAAAAAGAATTGGCTGACAACTTCTTGTTGGTGCCAGGATTTAACGAAAGAAAACTGATCTCAAAGTTAGCTGAAATTACTGCTGAGTATGCCGTTGAAATTAAGAAATGA
- a CDS encoding ankyrin repeat domain-containing protein: MKKYTSLVLLSVLISMSSLAMKDGAHSRNRGMSLSSVTSELCSIPEGQEVDVKKGQALLNQLRSMSVPVVNDLVGQKVSASSVSAPVFGNSMGMSASSGFMSISASRNSSSSPTSDHSASQGSFTASIVKPTPKKQGQISAFARLFCSKSTYSSLMTAAAFGELEKSKLLLEGMREQDACIEQNSMSGAAGSGFRELFASGFLAPTSIRINDFNEEGESALILAATYGHDKIVQLLLESKAIDKKNKAGFTALDEALSNGHQPCVDLLKDQQEEKN; the protein is encoded by the coding sequence ATGAAAAAGTATACAAGTTTAGTGTTATTATCGGTTTTAATCTCCATGAGTTCGTTGGCAATGAAGGATGGTGCGCATAGTCGTAATCGCGGTATGTCCCTGAGTTCTGTGACTTCTGAGCTCTGTAGTATTCCAGAGGGTCAAGAGGTAGACGTCAAAAAAGGGCAAGCTTTATTGAATCAATTGAGATCTATGTCTGTACCTGTTGTGAATGATCTTGTGGGGCAAAAAGTATCTGCTAGTTCTGTAAGCGCTCCTGTTTTTGGCAATTCTATGGGAATGTCGGCATCAAGTGGCTTTATGAGTATTTCTGCATCGAGGAATTCTTCAAGTTCGCCGACATCGGATCATTCGGCAAGTCAAGGATCTTTTACTGCTTCTATAGTTAAGCCAACGCCTAAAAAACAGGGTCAAATTAGTGCTTTTGCAAGACTATTTTGCTCTAAGAGTACGTATTCGTCATTGATGACGGCGGCGGCTTTTGGCGAGTTAGAAAAAAGTAAACTATTACTCGAGGGCATGAGAGAGCAAGATGCTTGTATTGAGCAGAATTCTATGTCTGGTGCTGCAGGAAGCGGTTTTCGTGAGTTGTTTGCAAGTGGCTTTCTTGCACCTACTTCTATACGTATCAATGATTTTAATGAAGAAGGGGAATCGGCTCTTATATTGGCTGCAACCTATGGCCATGACAAAATTGTACAGCTATTGCTTGAAAGTAAAGCGATAGATAAAAAAAATAAGGCTGGCTTCACGGCTCTTGATGAGGCATTGAGTAATGGTCATCAACCATGCGTTGATTTATTGAAAGATCAACAAGAAGAAAAAAATTAA
- a CDS encoding MerR family transcriptional regulator: MKIQRKKGYFSISAVAEMFSIHQQTIRLYEKEGLIVPKRSEGNTRLFSEDDISRLEEIIYLTHKLGINLAGVEMIFKLKKQIHKMQKDMNKAFEEAQHELDKEAETSKHAFKASAQQLMKLKQEKQIKSKPQPVSPVAEVKQEPETFDVDVDNWEVEYDE, encoded by the coding sequence ATGAAAATACAAAGAAAAAAGGGATACTTTTCTATATCTGCAGTAGCGGAAATGTTTTCAATACACCAACAAACCATCAGGCTGTATGAAAAAGAGGGCTTAATTGTCCCTAAACGCTCTGAAGGCAATACACGCCTTTTTTCTGAAGATGATATCAGCCGCCTAGAAGAAATAATCTATTTAACCCATAAATTGGGCATCAATCTTGCAGGCGTTGAAATGATATTCAAGCTCAAAAAACAAATTCACAAGATGCAAAAAGACATGAACAAGGCTTTTGAGGAAGCGCAACACGAACTTGATAAAGAAGCAGAAACATCAAAGCATGCGTTTAAAGCAAGCGCACAACAATTAATGAAATTAAAACAAGAAAAACAGATTAAATCAAAACCACAACCCGTGTCACCAGTGGCTGAAGTAAAACAAGAGCCAGAAACTTTTGACGTTGATGTAGACAACTGGGAAGTGGAATATGATGAATAA
- a CDS encoding Maf family protein has product MLRIALEAAHTIAIEEFGAQFLKVIHGSYLTIVGLPLFELREALEELDFFDL; this is encoded by the coding sequence TTGCTTAGAATTGCGCTTGAAGCAGCGCATACAATTGCCATTGAAGAATTTGGCGCACAGTTTTTAAAAGTTATTCATGGTTCATATTTAACCATTGTCGGATTGCCGCTTTTTGAACTCCGTGAAGCATTAGAGGAATTAGATTTTTTTGATTTATAA
- a CDS encoding ankyrin repeat domain-containing protein produces MVQLLLAAKADVDFQEPILKQNSLQIASSNGHAPLVALFLKSPHKQLELAKFNALTAALSFGRQSCARLLLENKASFNTADWSTVDGCTKIFILQRYKNECIGIVREVLDGSYRSQKNELMNNLPVRVINQYKDQAIMPSESIELINEYANLYGKDAKRATLKQAIVVAKQLVGNSNGFFDNGIDDSSHNGVCVGDMLVPQKKVRDKDLCIIA; encoded by the coding sequence ATAGTTCAACTTCTTCTTGCAGCAAAAGCAGATGTAGATTTTCAAGAGCCAATTCTCAAGCAAAATTCCTTGCAAATCGCTTCTTCTAATGGCCACGCGCCTCTTGTTGCATTGTTCTTAAAGAGTCCTCATAAGCAACTAGAACTCGCAAAATTTAATGCGCTTACAGCAGCATTGAGCTTTGGTCGTCAGTCCTGTGCACGCTTATTGTTAGAAAATAAGGCATCGTTCAACACTGCGGATTGGTCAACCGTAGATGGATGCACAAAAATTTTCATTTTACAGCGCTATAAAAATGAATGTATAGGTATTGTTCGTGAAGTATTAGACGGATCTTATAGGTCTCAAAAGAATGAACTTATGAACAATTTGCCTGTACGTGTTATCAATCAATATAAAGATCAAGCAATCATGCCATCTGAATCTATAGAACTTATTAATGAGTATGCGAATCTGTATGGGAAAGATGCAAAGCGCGCTACACTTAAACAGGCTATTGTAGTAGCTAAGCAGTTAGTAGGAAACAGTAATGGTTTTTTTGATAATGGAATTGATGATTCGTCGCATAATGGCGTGTGTGTAGGAGATATGTTAGTGCCTCAAAAAAAGGTGCGTGATAAGGATCTGTGTATCATTGCTTAG
- a CDS encoding Maf family protein: MQHIKHTLLLGSKSPSRQSLLKGIKLPFTLVGQDADESVCDWGLTLPQVVESIALHKMKHVVLPQGKEGDICFVLTADTLSQDLNGRIEGKPVDRADAVQKIRDARAGARLATAFCLDKKIWKDGAWQIEKRIVRCEQAEYIFAIPEQWIDIYIDNSIALEAAHAIAIEEFGAQFLKVIHGSYSTIVGLPLFELREALEELDFFNL, translated from the coding sequence ATGCAACACATTAAACACACACTTCTTTTAGGTTCAAAGTCGCCATCGCGGCAATCATTGCTTAAGGGAATTAAGCTTCCTTTTACGCTGGTTGGCCAGGATGCAGATGAATCAGTATGCGATTGGGGATTGACCCTGCCGCAGGTAGTTGAATCAATAGCCCTACATAAAATGAAACATGTGGTCTTGCCGCAAGGAAAAGAGGGCGACATTTGTTTTGTGTTAACGGCAGATACCTTATCGCAAGACCTTAATGGTCGCATCGAAGGCAAACCAGTTGACCGTGCGGATGCAGTTCAAAAGATTCGAGATGCTCGTGCGGGTGCTCGCTTGGCAACAGCATTTTGTCTTGATAAAAAAATATGGAAAGATGGTGCATGGCAGATCGAAAAACGTATTGTGCGCTGTGAACAGGCTGAATATATTTTTGCTATTCCTGAGCAGTGGATTGATATTTATATCGATAACAGTATTGCGCTTGAAGCAGCACATGCAATTGCTATTGAAGAATTTGGTGCGCAGTTTTTAAAAGTTATTCATGGTTCATATTCAACTATTGTTGGATTGCCACTGTTTGAATTACGTGAAGCATTAGAGGAATTAGATTTTTTTAATCTATAA